In Thermodesulfobacteriota bacterium, the genomic stretch CCCGGGAACTGGCGCGGCATGGTTCAGACGAAGCTGAAGCACCTTAAGACCGGTTCGAGCGTCGAGAACAGGTTCCGCTCGGAGGACAAGCTCGAGAAGGCGCACCTCGAGCAGCACGAGATGGAGTACCTTTATAACGACGGCGACGACTACCATTTCATGAACAGCGAAAACTACGAGCAGGTCTCGCTCTCAAAGGAGATACTCGGCGACAACACCTTTTACCTCATACCCAATATCAAGTTCATGGTGGAGTACTATAACGACGCGCCAGTCGGGGTGGACCCGCCGAAGGTAGTGGAGCTCAAGGTGGTGGATACCGTCCCGTTCATGAAGACGGCGACCGTGACCGCGTCCCAGAAGCCGGCCACCCTGGAGACCGGCCTCGTCGTGAACGTGCCCGGATTCATAGAGGCGGGGGAGGTCATAAGGGTCGATACGACCGAGGGTAGGTACCTCGAAAGGGCAAAGGCGGCGCAGTAGACCGCCAGCTTAACGCGGACATCAGAAAGGCCCCGCCCGGAAACGGACGGGGCCTTTTAATTTCGGGATAGCAAGATCGGTAAATGCGAAAGGACGAGTAGCGTGCTGCCGCGTTTTATGGTTTATGCGAAAAGGCCTTTTCCGCACTGCCGTGCGGTTTTGAGGGTAAGGCTCGCTTGCTTAGCCCCCTCCCCCACCCCGTGAACACACAAAAGCGAGCAGAGACCCGAGTTTTATGGGGTCGAGCGAGCGGATGCAAATCCGGAAAACTTCCTCTTGTGTCGGAGATTCCCGGCGGAATGCCGGGAATCTTCAACGGGCCCCTAAAGTCGCTTCGCTCCTCTCATCCCCGGCCCGTTCACGCTCTTCCTCCCTTATGCTGCGCTCGCCTTACCCTCCGGGTTTTGTTTCAAGACATAGGAATTTACTGTTCTTTTGTTTTTGCATTTCAAGATAACCAGGGGCATAAGGCTTATGCGAATAAGGCTGGGGGAAGGGCGAGCGAGGCGGGGAAGCAGGAGCTCGGCCCCAAGGGGCCGAGCGACATAAGGGCCGAGCGAGGAGGATGGGGGCGGGTAGCGAGAGCCTTATGCCCAAAAAAGCGCGGCAGCGCGCAAAAGTTCTTCGCACAAGGGTTTTTGAATTGTGGATAGTATGAAAACCGGTTTGTATTCCAGAAATCTCCTGTGAGATAATATATCGATATGACCGCCATCGAAGAAAAACTCGCGAAACTGCCCCAGCTCCCTGGCGTTTACATGATGAAGGGAGCATCGGGCGAGGTCCTCTACATCGGGAAGGCAAAGGACCTCCGGGCGCGGGTGCGCTCGTATTTCAGGGAGGGCGGGGACGGCAGGTACGCCGTCAGGTTCCTCTCATCCAGGACAGCCGATATCGACTATATAGTCACCACGAACGAGAAGGAGGCCCTTCTCCTCGAAGACACGCTCCTTAAGAGGCACAAGCCCAGGTACAACATACGCCTCAAGGACAGCAAGACCTATGTGAGCATCAAGATAACGATGAAGGAGAAGTTCCCCCGCATACTCGTTACCAGGCAGAGGAAAAAGGACGGATCGAGGTACTTCGGCCCCTACATCTCGGCCCGCGAGGTGAGGGACACGATAAAGTTCATCCGGAGGATATTCCCGCTCTGCGTCTGCTCGGAGGGCGAGTTCAGGAACAGGGTAAGGCCGTGCCTCGACTACCAGATAGGGCTCTGCGCGGCCCCGGCTGCCGGGCTCATATCCGAAGAGGCCTACAGTGAGCTCGTGGACGGTGCGATAATGTTCCTTGAAGGGAAGAACAGGGAGCTCCTTAGAATGCTCCGGGAGAAGATGAAGGAGGCTTCGGCGGCGCTCGAGTTCGAGAAGGCCGCAAGGCTCAGGGACAGGGTGCTGTCGATAGAGGGGATGCTCGAGGAGCAGAAGGTGGTTGCGGCCAGGGCGGCCGACCAGGACGTTTTCGCATTTATCAGGGAAAGGGAATCGATAGTGCTGCAGGCCCTCTACATACGCGACGGCAGGCTCACGGGCGGGAGCGACTACTTCTTTCACGACGCGGGACTGCCGGACGAGGAGATACTCTCTTCGTTTGTCGCGGAGTACTACAGGGGCGAGCGTTTCGTGCCTGACGAGGCCATCGTGCAGACGGAGCTGGATGACAGGGAATTACTGGAGGACTGGCTCTCCGAGAAAAAGGGGAGAAGGGTCGCCATTACTATGCCGCATAGGGGCGGAAAGGCGAAGCTTCTTCAAATGGCCCGATCGAACGCGGCAGAGGCCCTCCGGAAGCGCTCCGAGGCCGCTCTTTCCAAGGCTGGTGTGGTAGAGGAGCTTCAAAAGAGGCTCCGCCTGAAGGGCGCGCCGCACAGGATCGAGGCCTTCGACATATCCAACATAGGCGGAAGCCAGGCCGTGGGCGCGATGGTCGCCTTCAGGGACGGCGAGCCGGACAAGGACTCCTACAGGCTCTTCCGGATAAGGGGGCTCGAAGGGCCTGACGACTATGCGATGATGTACCAGGTCCTGTCGCGGAGGTTCCTTATGGAGGGGGCCGGAAAGGGCCCGGGCTTCCCCGACCTCGTCCTGGTGGACGGGGGCAAGGGGCAGCTCAATATAGCGATCGAAGCCCTTAAGGAGCTCGGCGTGAGGGGTGTCGAGGCGAGGGCGCTCGCAAAGGACAGGGATAACGGGCCTCCGGCAAAGGGCGCCAAGCCAAAAGGCGAGCGTGTCTTCATCCCTGGAGTAAAAGACCCCATACTACTCAAGGAGGGCTCGAAACCGGACCTCCTCGTACGGAGGATACGGGACGAGGTCCACAGGTTCGCAATTTCCTACCATAGGAAACTGAGGTCAAAAGAGATCGGCTCGCTCCTTGACCGGGTGCCGGGCATAGGAGGAAAAAAGAAAAAGGCCCTCTTCGAGAGGTTCGGAGACCTGGAGTCTATACTGAACGCCGACTTACAGGAGCTCATGTCTATACCGGGGATAACGGAAAGGCTCGCGGAAGAGATAAGGAAGCTAAAGGGCCAGGGCAGCGGCGGGGAATAGGGCCGGCCTTCTTTTCCGTATTTAGTGCAAAAAAGGCCCGGCCTGTGTTAAAAAGGGACTGCCGACCCACAAAGCCCCTTATGCGCCCACTCGTCCCTGTTGCCCTTACCGTCCTGTCCGGGATAGTAGTCTCGGACCAGCTGGACTTTTCCTACGGCCCGGTGCTCGCCGGGCTTTCACTCTCAATAATCGCTCTCGTACTGGCGTACGCGTTCAGGCTCGGGTTCAGCCGCCTCGCGGTCCTCCCGATTTTTTTCTTTACGGGCGCGCTTCTGATCCTCCCCCACTCAAGCCCGGAAATCCCGCCGGGCCACATACTTGACCGCATCCGGGCCGAAAATATCGAAGCCGTAATGTTAGGCCACGCGATAGAGGGGCGCGTACTCGAGATCGAGCCGGCCGGAAGGAGGACCAGGTTTCTAATCGATATCGAGAGATACCGGGAAGGCGAAATTTGGGAATCTTCAAGCGGAAAGGCCCTTCTGACCGTCAACGGCAGGGTTGGCCTCAAGCCCGGGGATACGGTGCGGACATTTGCCATGCTCGGCGAGCCCCGTACCTTCGGCAACCCCGGAGAGTTCGACTACAAGCGCTGGCTCGGGAGAAGGGGTGTTTTCGTTACCGGGTTCATAAAGAGCGAGAGGCTAATAGAAATAACCGCGGAGTCCTCCGGAGGGCCGCTCAATGTCCACGGGATGCGGGACCGTATAGGGAAGTTCATCGAGTCGAGCGGGCTCAGGCACAGGGACTCCCTCAAGGCGCTCATCATATCCGGCCAGGGCGGCATAGACAAGGAACTCAGGGACGCGTTCGCCTCAACGGGCACGGCCCACATACTTTCCATATCAGGCCTCCATGTGGGCATGGTCGCGGCATTCTGCTACGGGCTTTTTCTTCTCCTCATGAAGCGGTCAGAAACGCTCCTCCTTGCGGTTCCGGCTAAAAAGGCCGCTCTTGCGCTCTCGGCGGCGCCGGTCGTTTTCTACGGGATGCTTGCAGGCTTCCCGGTCCCCACCCAGAGGGCGGTCATAATGGCGCTCGCCTTCCTCCTCTCCTTCGCGCTCGGCAGGGGAAAGGACTACATCAATACGCTCGCCCTCGCGGCCATAATCGTCATGGCGCTTGCCCCCTATTCCGTGTGGGACGCCTCCTTCCAGCTGAGCTTCGTAGCGATGGCTTCCATCATAACCCTCGTCCCCGGGATGAGGAGCTATCTTGAAGGAAGTGGAAAAAAGGAAAATGATGACGGGCAAAAGACATTCAAAGCGCTCTCCCTCGCATTCCTTAAAGAACGGGCCGTGCCTTTGGTCCTGGTGACTGCAGCCGCGGGAATTGGTACCTCTCCCATTCTTGCGTGGCATTTCAACAGGGTGTCGATAGTCGGGCTTGCGGCAAACCTCGTCGTAGTGCCCCTTTCGGGCATAGTCGTGCCCTCTCTATTCGTCTCAGCCGGGCTACTCCCTTTTTCAGAGGCCCTGGCCTTGATGCCGCTCAAGATAGCCGACCTTGTCTTCAGCATCATGGCGGGCGCGGCACGGATTTTCTCTGCCATCCCCTACGCCTCCTCGTGGGTATCCCCGCCCCCGCTCCACGAATTAGCGATATTCTACGCCCTCGTTGTTTGCGCTGTCAGGCTTGAATGGAGGCGCGCGAGGCTCCCGGTCATTGCCCTTGCGGCTCTTTTATTGGCGAGCTACGGGGGCAGGGGATTTTTTTACGAAGGGGATTCAGGCAAGCTCACGGTCACTTTCCTGAGCGTGGGGCAGGGAGACTCCTCTTTTATAGAATTCCCTGACGGCACGACCATGCTCGTTGACGGAGGCGGGCTCAACAACCCGGACTTCGACACGGGCGAGAGGGTAGTTGCCCCGTTCCTGAGGTCAAAGGGAGTAATGAAGATAGATTACATGCTCTTGAGCCACGCCCAGCAGGACCACATGGGAGGCCTGCCGTTCATAGCTGAAAACTTCAGGGTTGGCGAGTTCTGGTGGAACGGCCGCGGGGATCTCGGCAGGCTCGGGACTATCCTGGAAGAGAGGGGTGTGCGAGCCAGGGTCGTTAACGCCTCTACGCCTGAAATACCGATCGGCGGTGCAACGGTCGGAATACTCCATCCGGCTGAGAGCACGGAGGGCCTGGACCTGAACGAGTCGTCGGTTGTCATGAGGGTCTCATACGGCGAAGAAAGTTTCCTTTTTACCGGGGACATAGGGAAGAGCGAGGCGCTCCTTTCGGGCCCGGCCCTCGCCTCTACCGTGCTGAAGGTGCCGCACCACGGCTCCAGGAACTCGTCAAGCGCGGGGTTCCTTGCCGCCGTGGCCCCCGAGATAGCCGTAGTCTCGACGGCAAGGCTTAATTCCTTCGGGTTCCCTCACAGGGAGACGCTTGAGAGGTACTCGGCCCTGGGCGTACGGGTCATGCGGACCGACTCGGGCGGGGCGATCGTGGTCACGACCGGCGGCAAGGGTGTGGACGCAAGGCAGTATTTGACTGGCAGCGGCCCGTAGATTATACTTATTCAGCAATTTGGAATACCTCTTGAGAAGCACGGAAGGTTCAAATCCACCCCTGGCCCGCAAAGAAAGAGGCCCCCTATGAGGCTTATACCGTTTCTCCTCGCCGCGCTTGTCTTGGCCCCTCCGGCATACGCCGAGCTCTATTACTGGACCGACGGGCAGGGGAACGTCCACATAACCGACAGCCTGGAAAAGGTCCCCCAGGAATGGCGCGGCAAAGTGAGGGTTCAGAAGGAAGAAGAGGCTCCAAAAGGGCCTCAGTTCGAAACCGAAACACCGCCCCCTCTCCCTGTCGAGCCAGGGGCTGTCCTCTATGGCGACCAGACGTTCGATTGGTGGCGGATTTCGCTGGCCCGGAAAAAAGGCGAGATTAACGAGCTCCAGCAGGCGATCAACGTGAAAACGAATTACGTGGAGGTATTCGAGGCCGGAAGGAGGTTCGGGCAGGTCTTCGCATCCGAGCAGGTCGCGAAGTACAATCTCTACAAGGAGGAGCTTCCGGCGGACCTGAGGAACCTGGCCGCGTTGCGTGAGGAATACGGGGAGCTCCAGAGGAAGGCGCGGATAGCCGGGGTGCCCAAGGAGGCAAGGGAGCCCTGACGGGCCGGACCGCAAACGCCGCGCGTCAGATCTCTATTTCAGTACCAGCCGCAACGGCCAGGCATTCGAGCCCTGAGCCGTTCTTTTTTATAAGTTCCCTGCATTCCTCGACGATGCCGTCGACCTGGTCGTCGGTCCTGTCCTGGTTCTGGTGGAACAGCCCCAGCTTCCTTACGCCAGCTTCCATCGCGAGCCGCACCGCGTCAAGGTAGGCCGAGTGACCCCAGCCTTTCGTGCCGGCCTCGTATTCCTCTTTTCGGTACTCGGCGTCGTGGAAGAGGAGGTCCGCCCCCTTGCTGAACTCGCGGTATCCCTCGTACCCGAGGCCGAAGGGGTGCCGGTAGGCAAGCTCGTTGTCCGTAAGGAATACGAAGGCCTTTCCGTCCTCTTCGAGCCTGTAGCCCACGCCCATGTTGGGATGGCTGAGCGGTATGGTCGAGACATTTACCGACCCTATGGAGTAGCCGTTGAAGCCCATGCCGAGAAAACTTATGTCCGCCTTGATGTCCTCGAACTCTACCGGGAAGTTGGGCGCGGTCATTGTCTTTGAGATTATGCGCTTCAAGGAATCCTGCGTGGGCTGCGGCCCGTATATCTTTATCTCGCTCCCCTTCGAGTAAATCGGCTTGAAGAACGGGAACCCGAAGAGGTGGTCCCAGTGGGCGTGCGTAAGGAGGAGGTTTATCTTCCGGGTCCCGTTGTTGGAGAGCCTGTTCCCCAGGAGCCTTATGCCGGTCCCCGCGTCCAGTATTATGAGGTCGCCCGAGGCGCTCACGACTTCTACGCAGGTCGTGTCGCCGCCGTATTTTATGAACTCCCTGCCGGACACAGGGACGGAACCCCTCGAACCCCAGCACCTGATAAGCATGAAAATCCTTCTTGAAGACGAAAGTATGGAGGGAATTCTTGCCCTGGAGGGCTGCGGAAAGCTTGTCTTCCCGGCGTCCTGGAAAAATCATCCAGGCCGGAATCCACTCCAGGTAAAATTATAACACCGCATTATAAAAAGGTTTTGTGACTTAAGTCAACGGAGGCAGCCTCGCCTAAAATTTACCCCAATCTTTCCAGCGCCGCTGCCTTTGCGGAATCCATTACCACTTTAAGCGCCACGCCCTTCTTCTCGGCCAGCAAGCGGCAGTCCTCGTACTCGGGCTGCGCGTTTACGGCCCTGCCTGAAAGGTACGATGCCTTGACGCTTACGGTGCCAAAAGGGGTCCTGACCTTGAGGACCTTCCTGTCAAGGCAGTGCCTCTCCACCGGATAGGACCTTACCCCTATGGAGGTGGATTCCCTGAATATCATCTCCATGAGCCGCGCCCGGTCTTCTTCTTTCGCAAGGACAGTGAGGAGGACGCCGGGCCTGGACTTTTTCATCTGGACCGCGGTATGGAATGCGTCGAGCGCGCCGGAACTGATAAGCTTCTCGATAAGATAGCCCGAAAGCTCAGGGCTCATGTCGTCTATGTTCGTCTCAATGACGTGGAGCCTCTCGCCTTCGGGCCCGCCCAGGGCGCCTTTAGAGCCGAGGACCGCCCTTACGATATTCGCCCGCTCCTTAAGGTCTTTTTTCCCGGCCCCGTACCCGACCCTCTCGACTGTCATGGCGGGCATGGGCCCGAATGAGGCGGCAGCTTTCATGATGGCCGCGCCCGTGGGCGTCGTAAGCTCGAACTCGATTGGCGAGGACGCTACCGGAGCGCCCTTCAGTATCTCAAGCGTGGCGGGTGCGGGGATGGGGAGCTTCCCGTGCATGGTAGTTGTCCAGCCCGAGCCGAGCGGCAGAGGGGAGCATATTACCCTCTCCGGCCCGATCGCCTCGAGCGCCACAGCCGCTCCCACGATGTCGATTATCGAGTCCATCGCGCCTATCTCGTGGAAATGGACCTCATCCGCGCTTATGCCGTGGACCTTGCCCTCGGCCTCCGCGATTATCCTGAATATTTCGGTACTCAGTTTTTTTACGCCGGGCGAAAGGGAGCTTCCGGAGATTATTCTTTTTATGTCCCTGAAGGTCCTGTGGTGGCTGCTCTCGCGTAGTTTCACCCTGAAGGAGGTGCAGGATATGGAATGGCGAAGCTCTTTGCCCACGGCCACTTCTATCCTGTCGACCTTGAGCTTTCGGACCTCTTTCAATATGAGCCGCCTGTCGACCCCGAGGTCTATTAGGGAAGCAAGGAACATGTCGCCGCTTATGCCCATCGGGCAGTCGAAGTAGAGGAGTTTCATCTGAACCTTTCAGGCAACTTCTTAAAATTGATCTTTTCCCCGGACTCTGCGTAGTTACGGGAATAAAAATGCTCACATAATATCATATATGCTCCTCTTTTTATTCCCGGCCTTCCTTATTTGCGGGAAAAACCTCAAATTTTCAGAAGTTGCCTGTAGTCTGTCTTCAGGGGGCTTTATCCCCTGTTTATAAGGCTCGCCACGTAAGCAGCGCCGAAGCCGTTGTCTATGTTCACGACCGAGATCCCCGAGGCGCAGGAATTGAGCATGGCCATGAGGGTGGTAATGCCCCCGAGGTTTGCGCCGTAGCCCACGCT encodes the following:
- the efp gene encoding elongation factor P, producing MIAATQLRVGMTILFNGEPYRVVSVQHITPGNWRGMVQTKLKHLKTGSSVENRFRSEDKLEKAHLEQHEMEYLYNDGDDYHFMNSENYEQVSLSKEILGDNTFYLIPNIKFMVEYYNDAPVGVDPPKVVELKVVDTVPFMKTATVTASQKPATLETGLVVNVPGFIEAGEVIRVDTTEGRYLERAKAAQ
- the uvrC gene encoding excinuclease ABC subunit UvrC; this translates as MTAIEEKLAKLPQLPGVYMMKGASGEVLYIGKAKDLRARVRSYFREGGDGRYAVRFLSSRTADIDYIVTTNEKEALLLEDTLLKRHKPRYNIRLKDSKTYVSIKITMKEKFPRILVTRQRKKDGSRYFGPYISAREVRDTIKFIRRIFPLCVCSEGEFRNRVRPCLDYQIGLCAAPAAGLISEEAYSELVDGAIMFLEGKNRELLRMLREKMKEASAALEFEKAARLRDRVLSIEGMLEEQKVVAARAADQDVFAFIRERESIVLQALYIRDGRLTGGSDYFFHDAGLPDEEILSSFVAEYYRGERFVPDEAIVQTELDDRELLEDWLSEKKGRRVAITMPHRGGKAKLLQMARSNAAEALRKRSEAALSKAGVVEELQKRLRLKGAPHRIEAFDISNIGGSQAVGAMVAFRDGEPDKDSYRLFRIRGLEGPDDYAMMYQVLSRRFLMEGAGKGPGFPDLVLVDGGKGQLNIAIEALKELGVRGVEARALAKDRDNGPPAKGAKPKGERVFIPGVKDPILLKEGSKPDLLVRRIRDEVHRFAISYHRKLRSKEIGSLLDRVPGIGGKKKKALFERFGDLESILNADLQELMSIPGITERLAEEIRKLKGQGSGGE
- a CDS encoding DNA internalization-related competence protein ComEC/Rec2, whose translation is MRPLVPVALTVLSGIVVSDQLDFSYGPVLAGLSLSIIALVLAYAFRLGFSRLAVLPIFFFTGALLILPHSSPEIPPGHILDRIRAENIEAVMLGHAIEGRVLEIEPAGRRTRFLIDIERYREGEIWESSSGKALLTVNGRVGLKPGDTVRTFAMLGEPRTFGNPGEFDYKRWLGRRGVFVTGFIKSERLIEITAESSGGPLNVHGMRDRIGKFIESSGLRHRDSLKALIISGQGGIDKELRDAFASTGTAHILSISGLHVGMVAAFCYGLFLLLMKRSETLLLAVPAKKAALALSAAPVVFYGMLAGFPVPTQRAVIMALAFLLSFALGRGKDYINTLALAAIIVMALAPYSVWDASFQLSFVAMASIITLVPGMRSYLEGSGKKENDDGQKTFKALSLAFLKERAVPLVLVTAAAGIGTSPILAWHFNRVSIVGLAANLVVVPLSGIVVPSLFVSAGLLPFSEALALMPLKIADLVFSIMAGAARIFSAIPYASSWVSPPPLHELAIFYALVVCAVRLEWRRARLPVIALAALLLASYGGRGFFYEGDSGKLTVTFLSVGQGDSSFIEFPDGTTMLVDGGGLNNPDFDTGERVVAPFLRSKGVMKIDYMLLSHAQQDHMGGLPFIAENFRVGEFWWNGRGDLGRLGTILEERGVRARVVNASTPEIPIGGATVGILHPAESTEGLDLNESSVVMRVSYGEESFLFTGDIGKSEALLSGPALASTVLKVPHHGSRNSSSAGFLAAVAPEIAVVSTARLNSFGFPHRETLERYSALGVRVMRTDSGGAIVVTTGGKGVDARQYLTGSGP
- a CDS encoding DUF4124 domain-containing protein, translating into MRLIPFLLAALVLAPPAYAELYYWTDGQGNVHITDSLEKVPQEWRGKVRVQKEEEAPKGPQFETETPPPLPVEPGAVLYGDQTFDWWRISLARKKGEINELQQAINVKTNYVEVFEAGRRFGQVFASEQVAKYNLYKEELPADLRNLAALREEYGELQRKARIAGVPKEAREP
- a CDS encoding MBL fold metallo-hydrolase, which gives rise to MLIRCWGSRGSVPVSGREFIKYGGDTTCVEVVSASGDLIILDAGTGIRLLGNRLSNNGTRKINLLLTHAHWDHLFGFPFFKPIYSKGSEIKIYGPQPTQDSLKRIISKTMTAPNFPVEFEDIKADISFLGMGFNGYSIGSVNVSTIPLSHPNMGVGYRLEEDGKAFVFLTDNELAYRHPFGLGYEGYREFSKGADLLFHDAEYRKEEYEAGTKGWGHSAYLDAVRLAMEAGVRKLGLFHQNQDRTDDQVDGIVEECRELIKKNGSGLECLAVAAGTEIEI
- the larC gene encoding nickel pincer cofactor biosynthesis protein LarC, whose translation is MKLLYFDCPMGISGDMFLASLIDLGVDRRLILKEVRKLKVDRIEVAVGKELRHSISCTSFRVKLRESSHHRTFRDIKRIISGSSLSPGVKKLSTEIFRIIAEAEGKVHGISADEVHFHEIGAMDSIIDIVGAAVALEAIGPERVICSPLPLGSGWTTTMHGKLPIPAPATLEILKGAPVASSPIEFELTTPTGAAIMKAAASFGPMPAMTVERVGYGAGKKDLKERANIVRAVLGSKGALGGPEGERLHVIETNIDDMSPELSGYLIEKLISSGALDAFHTAVQMKKSRPGVLLTVLAKEEDRARLMEMIFRESTSIGVRSYPVERHCLDRKVLKVRTPFGTVSVKASYLSGRAVNAQPEYEDCRLLAEKKGVALKVVMDSAKAAALERLG